The Acidobacteriota bacterium genome segment CGCGCCGATTTCGCCGACATCCCGGGCCTCCGCCTATTTGCCCCCGCGCTCTAAATGCACCCTCTGCCAGAAGTACCACGCCGCCACGCTGCGATACGGCCGCCACTTCTCGCCCACCTTCTCCAGTTCCTTTGGCGTCGGCATGCGCCGCTTGCGATAGGCAAGCTGATACCCGTGCCGCACGCCGTAGTCCAGCGTCGGCCACACATCCGGCCGTCCCAGACGGAAAATCAACAGCATGTGTACCGTCCACACGCCCACGCCCCGCACCTGTGTCAGCCGCTCGATAACCTCTTCATCGCCAAGCCGCTGAATCGCCTCCCAGCCCGGCACAGTGCCGGCGATGGTCTTATCCGCCAAATCCCGCAGTGCCGCAATCTTCTGCCGTGACAACCCCGCCCCGCGTAGCGCCTCATCGCTCGCGGCCAACAACACGCGCGGAGCCGGATATCCGCCGCCGCCAATCTGCTCCTTCACTCGCGCCAGAATCGCCGCCGCCGCTTTGCCGTGCAACTGCTGGTACTGAATCGAATGAAACAGCGACTCGTACGGATGCTCATGGCGCTCCAGCGGCATCCGGAACGGTCCCACCGCCGCAATCAGCGCCGCCATCTTCGCATCGCTCGCCCGCAGCGCCCGCAAGGCCTTACGGTGATCAAACGGATAGGGAGCATGCTTGTCCACGCTTGGTAATGTTACATTATGCTGGTCAAGTTCACTTTCGTTTGACGACGAATCCGCCCACAAGTTCTGCCGGATCGCGCCGCGAACGCACAAGTGCGGCATAGGTCTGAAGTGCCGTACACCAGCTTACCCATCATATATTTACGGGAATGTGGCGCCGCTGGTTGCAAATTGCAATAGCGAATTTATACTGAGCGCCATGAGAGTTCTCCGCTGCTCCCTTGTAGCTTTGGCCATGACTGCCTTCGCGCTGGCGCAGGGACGCCAGCACCCCGTCGCCATGCCGCAGGGCCAGCCTGCTGCCGCGCCACCCACCGCCATCATAGAGGCCAGCGCGGTGATTACCGGCCGCGGCAACGAGCTGCACAACACCCGCATTCTCGTGCAAGACGGCCGCATCGCCGCCATCGGCCCTGACGTGACCTCGCCCGGCGCGGTGGTCTACGATCTGCGCGGCCAAACCGTCCTGCCCGGTTTCATCGACGTCCACGAGCACCTCACGCGCCACTTCGGCTCCAACGGCAACGCTGACGATCCGCGCGAGTCCCAACAGCAGCGCACGCTCGGTGTGGTCAACAATCTCTGGGTAACGCTCATGGCTGGTTTCACCACCGTGCAAAGCGTAGGCGAACCCCAAGACTTGGTCCTCCGCCAATACGTCCAGCAAGGCATCATCCCCGGCCCGCGCATTCTGACTTCCTATCAGGATATTTACGGCTCACCTTACGTCGGCGACGACACCACGCTGCGCGCCAAGGTCGATATGCTCAAGTACGAGGGCGCCGACTTGGTCAAGATCTTCGCCTCTGACAGCATCCGCGACGGTGCCAACCCCATCCTCACGCTGCACCAGCTTCAGGTCCTCTGCGGCGAAGCCCGGCGCGTCGGATTGCGCACTCTGGTCCACGCCTACCGCGGCTCAGTCCACAACGCCATTGCCGCCGGCTGCACCGAAGTTGAGCACGGCACCTACGGCACCCAGGCCGACCTCACGTTCATGGCGCAAAAGGGCGTTTACTTCGACCCGCAGATCGGCTTGGTCATTCAGAACTACATAGAACACCAAAAGCAGTTCTTCGGCAATGGCGACTATGACGCTTCCGGCTTCGCCCGGATGAAGCAGGCGATGGCCATCAACGACAAGCTGTTTCAGGAGGCGGTCCACACACCCGGCCTGAAAGTCGTAATGGGCACGGATGCGGTCGCCGGCGCGTTTGGCCATCAGGAAGAGGAAATCATCGCCCGCATCAAACTGGGTCAGCCCGCAATGGACGCCCTGGATGCCGCTACTTCGCTTAACGCCGAATCCCTAAGCCTCGGTAGCAAGATCGGCACGCTCGCGCCGGGCTACCGCGCCAACATCATCGCCGTCGCCGGCGATCCGCTTGCCAACCCCGACTTCCTTAGAAAGGTGTCATTTGTGATGAAAGACGGTACGGTTTACAAGGATGCGGTTGCACCCTCGTCGCATCCGGAGTAGCATCCGCTGTTAGGAGGGATTTCGCATGCGTTCCCTGCGTTGGACGTTCCTGATCTGCCTTGCCTTTGCCTGCTCCACAGCCCTTTGGGCACAGGCGCCGCTCGCCATCAAACCCGGAACCAAAGTCCGGATTCAACTCAAGACACGTCTCGGCACCAAAAAATCCAAAGTCGGGGAACCCGTCCGCGCGCAGATCAAGCAGGAGATCAAACAAGGTCACACCGTCCTGCTTCCCAAAGATGGCTATCTGGTCGGAACGATTACCGAAGTCGATGATTCCGATCACAGCTCGCCTGGAAAAATTGGCGTCCTCTTTAACGAGGTCACGGACAAAAAAGGCAACGTTATTGGCCATCTCCGCGCCGCTATTGTCCACATCGCCGCCGGCAGCACCAATTACTCTCAGCTCACGATTCCCAGCGAAATGGGCGGCAGCGGTATGCCCGTTGCGC includes the following:
- a CDS encoding DNA-3-methyladenine glycosylase 2 family protein, with the translated sequence MPHLCVRGAIRQNLWADSSSNESELDQHNVTLPSVDKHAPYPFDHRKALRALRASDAKMAALIAAVGPFRMPLERHEHPYESLFHSIQYQQLHGKAAAAILARVKEQIGGGGYPAPRVLLAASDEALRGAGLSRQKIAALRDLADKTIAGTVPGWEAIQRLGDEEVIERLTQVRGVGVWTVHMLLIFRLGRPDVWPTLDYGVRHGYQLAYRKRRMPTPKELEKVGEKWRPYRSVAAWYFWQRVHLERGGK
- a CDS encoding amidohydrolase — its product is MRVLRCSLVALAMTAFALAQGRQHPVAMPQGQPAAAPPTAIIEASAVITGRGNELHNTRILVQDGRIAAIGPDVTSPGAVVYDLRGQTVLPGFIDVHEHLTRHFGSNGNADDPRESQQQRTLGVVNNLWVTLMAGFTTVQSVGEPQDLVLRQYVQQGIIPGPRILTSYQDIYGSPYVGDDTTLRAKVDMLKYEGADLVKIFASDSIRDGANPILTLHQLQVLCGEARRVGLRTLVHAYRGSVHNAIAAGCTEVEHGTYGTQADLTFMAQKGVYFDPQIGLVIQNYIEHQKQFFGNGDYDASGFARMKQAMAINDKLFQEAVHTPGLKVVMGTDAVAGAFGHQEEEIIARIKLGQPAMDALDAATSLNAESLSLGSKIGTLAPGYRANIIAVAGDPLANPDFLRKVSFVMKDGTVYKDAVAPSSHPE